The Hirundo rustica isolate bHirRus1 chromosome 24, bHirRus1.pri.v3, whole genome shotgun sequence genome includes a window with the following:
- the RPS10 gene encoding small ribosomal subunit protein eS10 yields MLMPKKNRIAIYELLFKEGVMVAKKDVHMPKHPELVDKNVPNLHVMKAMQSLKSRGYVKEQFAWRHFYWYLTNEGIQYLRDYLHLPPEIVPATLRRSRPETGRPRPKGLEGERPARLTRGEADRDTYRRSAVPPGADKKAEAGAGAATEFQFRGGFGRGRGQPPQ; encoded by the exons ATGTTGATGCCCAAGAAGAACCGAATTGCCATCTATGAGCTGCTGTTCAAGGAGGGGGTGATGGTGGCCAAGAAAGACGTGCACATGCCCAAACACCCCGAGCTCGTGGACAAGAACGTGCCCAACCTGCACGTCATGAAAGCCATGCAG tctctCAAGTCCCGAGGGTATGTGAAGGAGCAGTTTGCCTGGAGACACTTCTACTGGTACCTGACCAACGAGGGCATCCAGTACCTGCGGGATTATCTCCACCTGCCCCCCGAGATCGTCCCGGCCACGCTGCGCCGGAGCCGCCCCGAGACCGGCAGACCCCGGCCCAAAG GTCTGGAGGGCGAGCGCCCGGCGCGGCTCACACGGGGCGAGGCTGACCGGGACACGTACCGCCGCAGCGCCGTGCCAC ctggtgCTGACAAGAAGGCTGaggctggtgctggagcagccacGGAATTCCAGTTC AGAGGTGGATTCGGTCGTGGACGTGGTCAGCCCCCGCAGTAG